A genomic segment from Nonomuraea helvata encodes:
- a CDS encoding TetR family transcriptional regulator gives MSIEGVGEGLRERKKRATRIALSWAAIRLCAERGLDNVRVEDIAAEVGVSPRTFNNYFSSKGEAIAFRHLERARQITEELRARPASEPLWEAITHAVLTRFGLGQEAHMEDTDVQQWASALRLMLAEPALQGETLKADAQAEAELAAAVAERTGTDLIGDLYPRLVAASVGAALRTVMGHWMHARSPAPITDLLIDALRQVSAGLPVP, from the coding sequence GTGAGCATCGAAGGCGTCGGCGAAGGGCTGCGCGAGCGCAAGAAGCGGGCGACCCGCATCGCGTTGAGCTGGGCGGCCATCCGCCTCTGCGCGGAGCGGGGGCTGGACAACGTCCGCGTGGAGGACATCGCCGCCGAGGTCGGCGTGTCTCCTCGCACGTTCAACAACTACTTCTCCAGCAAGGGCGAGGCGATCGCCTTCCGGCATCTGGAGCGCGCCCGGCAGATCACGGAGGAGCTGCGCGCCCGCCCGGCGTCCGAGCCGCTCTGGGAGGCGATCACCCATGCGGTGCTGACACGGTTCGGGCTTGGACAGGAAGCCCACATGGAGGACACCGACGTCCAGCAGTGGGCCTCCGCGCTCCGCCTGATGCTGGCCGAGCCGGCGCTGCAGGGCGAGACACTCAAGGCGGACGCCCAGGCCGAGGCCGAGCTGGCCGCCGCCGTCGCCGAGCGCACCGGGACCGACCTCATCGGCGACCTGTATCCCCGCCTGGTCGCCGCCTCCGTCGGGGCCGCCCTCAGGACGGTCATGGGCCACTGGATGCACGCCCGCTCCCCCGCCCCCATCACGGACCTGCTGATCGACGCCCTCCGGCAGGTGTCGGCGGGGCTGCCCGTCCCCTGA
- a CDS encoding glycerophosphodiester phosphodiesterase, with protein sequence MRKIAATTLAVLTPLAAAGAAPARAEAAPDRSQVVIIGHRGSAGHRPEHTQGAYELGVALGADWIEPDLVPTKDHVLVVRHENEISGTTDVSLHPEFAARKTTKVVDGRNVTGWFTEDFTLAELKTLRAVERLPAIRQRNTVYNGYYQVLTFQEVLDLAKRLSHQYGRQVGVFPETKHPTYFRSIGLPLEEPLIETVKRNGLNRPNSPVVVQSFEPSSLKRVAKDLRVPLWQALGTTGRPYDLTAAGDPTTYADMMKPAGLAKIAEYAQWIGPDKSSAIPVNPDGSSGTPTTLVSDAHKAGLKIGVYTFRSENQYLPLQLRRGQNPIDHGDAPAEYRAHLDLGVDAFVTDYPDAAALVKGERGKPHKPVQPQQFDNGLPDEGQA encoded by the coding sequence GTGCGTAAGATCGCAGCCACCACCCTCGCCGTCCTCACCCCCCTGGCCGCGGCCGGCGCGGCTCCGGCCAGGGCAGAGGCCGCCCCCGACCGGTCGCAGGTCGTCATCATCGGCCACCGCGGCTCGGCGGGCCACCGCCCCGAGCACACGCAGGGCGCGTACGAGCTGGGCGTGGCCCTGGGCGCCGACTGGATCGAGCCCGATCTCGTGCCGACCAAGGACCACGTGCTGGTCGTCAGGCACGAGAACGAGATCTCCGGCACCACCGACGTGTCCCTGCACCCCGAGTTCGCCGCGCGCAAGACCACCAAGGTCGTCGACGGGCGCAACGTGACCGGGTGGTTCACCGAGGACTTCACACTGGCCGAGCTGAAGACGCTGCGCGCGGTCGAGCGGCTGCCCGCCATCCGCCAGCGCAACACCGTGTACAACGGCTACTACCAGGTGCTCACCTTCCAGGAGGTGCTCGACCTGGCCAAGCGGCTCTCGCATCAGTACGGCAGGCAGGTCGGCGTCTTCCCCGAGACCAAGCACCCGACCTACTTCAGGTCGATCGGGCTGCCGCTGGAGGAGCCGCTGATCGAGACCGTCAAGCGCAACGGGCTCAACCGACCGAACAGCCCCGTGGTGGTCCAGTCGTTCGAGCCGTCCAGCCTCAAGCGGGTGGCCAAGGACCTGCGCGTACCGCTCTGGCAGGCGCTGGGCACCACCGGCCGTCCGTACGACCTGACGGCGGCCGGGGACCCGACGACCTACGCGGACATGATGAAGCCCGCAGGGCTGGCGAAGATCGCGGAGTACGCGCAGTGGATCGGGCCGGACAAGTCGTCGGCGATCCCGGTCAACCCGGACGGCAGCTCGGGCACCCCGACGACGCTGGTGTCCGACGCGCACAAGGCAGGGCTGAAGATCGGCGTGTACACCTTCCGCAGCGAGAACCAGTACCTCCCCCTCCAGCTGCGCCGCGGCCAGAACCCGATCGACCACGGGGACGCGCCGGCGGAGTACCGCGCGCACCTGGACCTGGGCGTGGACGCCTTCGTCACCGACTACCCCGACGCCGCCGCCCTGGTGAAGGGCGAGCGGGGCAAGCCGCACAAGCCCGTGCAGCCGCAGCAGTTCGACAACGGCCTGCCGGACGAGGGCCAGGCGTAG
- a CDS encoding alcohol dehydrogenase catalytic domain-containing protein: protein MDRSIQVAEPGGDMTLVQVDIREPGPGQVRVAVEACGVCHSDVLITSGNIPGTTFPLTPGHEIAGRIDAIGDDVSGWSAGDRVAVGWYGGSCGHCDACREGDGILCPELQVPGVAYAGGFADSVVVPAVALAAVPDELTAVEAAPLACAGVTVYNALRRSSARSGDTVAILGLGGLGHLGVQFAAKMGFDTVAMARGPEKASLAHKLGASHYIDSAAERTADALRARGGAKVVLATVTSAAAMSAAVEGLGRRGELVIVGVAMEPLDITPLQLVNGAKRVYAHASGIAVDTQNTMRFAAQSGVRAWIEEAPLEEAGAAFQKMVSGQARFRMVLTTGQARQATGPAQWF from the coding sequence ATGGACCGTTCCATTCAGGTCGCCGAACCCGGCGGGGACATGACACTGGTTCAGGTGGACATCCGCGAGCCCGGACCTGGCCAGGTGCGGGTCGCCGTCGAGGCGTGTGGGGTGTGCCACTCCGACGTGTTGATCACCTCCGGGAACATCCCGGGCACCACCTTTCCCCTCACGCCAGGGCACGAGATCGCGGGACGCATCGACGCCATCGGCGACGACGTCAGCGGCTGGTCCGCCGGTGATCGCGTGGCGGTCGGCTGGTACGGAGGCAGTTGCGGCCACTGCGACGCCTGCAGGGAGGGTGACGGCATCCTCTGTCCCGAGCTTCAGGTGCCGGGGGTCGCCTACGCCGGAGGGTTCGCCGACTCCGTCGTGGTGCCTGCCGTCGCCCTGGCCGCCGTCCCCGACGAGCTCACGGCGGTGGAGGCCGCGCCCTTGGCCTGCGCCGGCGTGACCGTGTACAACGCGCTGCGCCGCAGCTCCGCGCGGTCGGGCGACACCGTCGCGATCCTCGGTCTGGGCGGCCTGGGGCATCTGGGCGTCCAGTTCGCCGCGAAGATGGGCTTCGACACCGTCGCGATGGCCCGCGGGCCTGAGAAGGCGTCGCTCGCCCACAAGCTCGGCGCCTCTCACTACATCGACAGCGCCGCCGAGCGGACGGCCGACGCCCTGCGGGCCCGCGGCGGGGCCAAGGTGGTGCTGGCGACGGTGACCAGCGCCGCGGCGATGTCCGCGGCGGTCGAGGGGCTGGGGCGCCGCGGCGAGCTCGTCATCGTCGGCGTCGCCATGGAACCGCTGGACATCACGCCCCTGCAGCTCGTGAACGGGGCCAAGCGGGTGTACGCCCACGCTTCCGGCATCGCGGTCGACACCCAGAACACCATGAGGTTCGCCGCCCAGAGCGGCGTCCGGGCCTGGATCGAGGAGGCTCCGCTGGAGGAGGCCGGTGCGGCGTTCCAGAAGATGGTCTCCGGCCAGGCCCGCTTCCGCATGGTCCTGACCACCGGCCAGGCCCGCCAGGCGACGGGCCCGGCCCAGTGGTTCTAG
- a CDS encoding dolichyl-phosphate beta-glucosyltransferase, protein MNRHHVDLSVVIPAYNEERRLAHTLTRVASYLRACPLSWEVVVVDDGSADATGDVAATAARKEPRVRTLRLPVNRGKGRAVREGVLVTTGRQVLVCDADLATPIEELAGLREALADGADAAIGSRAAPGARIEARQVWFRELLGALANVLIRLLVVPGIADTQCGFKLFDGDKARRAFRRCGVDGWGADVEILRVFAEHGWRVREVPVRWAHQPDSKVRPHQYLVTLGEVLRVGLRYRGGDVARTAGVTAVFLALSVVLYVHLWADPWTRYLTDGGQDQNQWEWFFAVTAHNLVNLDNPLFTTLQNHPSGVNLMANTVMLGLSVPLAPLTLALGPSITWAVVLTAGLALTGTAWYVLFARHLVGSWQAAAIGAGFCAFAPPVISHANAHPNLVVLFVIPLIVHRFLLLCRREQVVRDGFVLGLLVSYQVYLGEEALLLAATGLAVFAAAYALLSPESARAAYRPLTAGLALAATTVLALTGAALLFQFSGPQSYASLIHGPAGNDVRALVEHAARSLAGDAGVAAGLSMNTTEQNAFFGWPLLVLTVGVVVWLRRRAAVLALAAVIAVSACFSLGPEIVFYGRHTGIHGPWYLLSRLPLFESVVESRFTMVCVPAVGALLAIAADHALAAAAALPRGPVRVLLCLVLAEALLPIAPTPIAAADRPQVPAFFADGVWRQYVRPGRSVVTAPPPDTVDASPLHWQVAAGLGFPLVEGYFAGPYGPDRQGVYGAPPRTTSTLLRAARDTGEVPRVTEEHRRAAREDLAFWRADAVVLAPHQRQAVLRATLTALLGPGRQVAGVWLWDVRAIVQPDPARALS, encoded by the coding sequence GTGAATCGCCATCATGTCGATCTGTCCGTCGTCATCCCCGCTTACAACGAGGAGCGACGGTTGGCACACACGCTCACCCGCGTCGCCTCCTACCTCCGCGCCTGCCCGCTGAGCTGGGAAGTCGTCGTCGTGGACGACGGCTCGGCCGACGCGACGGGTGACGTGGCCGCGACGGCCGCGCGGAAGGAACCGCGCGTCCGCACGCTGCGCCTGCCGGTCAACCGGGGCAAGGGCCGTGCCGTCCGCGAGGGGGTCCTCGTCACCACCGGCCGTCAGGTGCTGGTCTGCGACGCGGATCTGGCCACCCCGATCGAGGAGCTGGCCGGGCTGCGTGAGGCGCTGGCCGACGGTGCGGACGCCGCCATCGGATCGCGGGCCGCGCCGGGGGCGCGCATCGAGGCCAGGCAGGTGTGGTTCAGAGAGCTGCTCGGCGCGCTCGCCAACGTCCTGATCAGGCTGCTCGTCGTGCCGGGGATCGCCGACACGCAGTGCGGGTTCAAGCTGTTCGACGGGGACAAGGCCAGGCGGGCCTTCCGCCGTTGCGGCGTGGACGGGTGGGGCGCCGACGTGGAGATCCTGCGCGTGTTCGCCGAGCACGGCTGGCGGGTGCGCGAGGTGCCCGTCCGCTGGGCGCACCAGCCGGACTCCAAGGTGCGCCCCCACCAGTACCTGGTGACGCTCGGCGAGGTGCTGCGGGTCGGGCTCCGGTACCGGGGCGGAGACGTCGCCCGCACGGCAGGGGTGACCGCGGTGTTCCTGGCACTCTCCGTCGTGCTCTACGTCCACCTGTGGGCCGACCCCTGGACCCGCTACCTGACCGACGGCGGGCAGGACCAGAACCAGTGGGAGTGGTTCTTCGCCGTCACCGCGCACAACCTGGTGAACCTGGACAACCCCCTGTTCACCACGCTCCAGAACCATCCCTCCGGGGTGAACCTCATGGCCAACACGGTCATGCTCGGCCTGTCGGTCCCGCTGGCCCCGCTGACGCTGGCGCTCGGGCCGTCGATCACGTGGGCGGTCGTGCTGACCGCCGGACTGGCGCTGACCGGGACGGCCTGGTACGTGCTGTTCGCCAGGCACCTCGTCGGCTCGTGGCAGGCGGCCGCCATCGGGGCGGGCTTCTGCGCGTTCGCCCCGCCCGTCATCTCGCACGCCAACGCGCACCCGAACCTGGTCGTGCTCTTCGTCATCCCGCTCATCGTCCACCGGTTCCTGCTGCTGTGCCGGCGTGAGCAGGTCGTCCGCGACGGCTTCGTGCTCGGGCTGCTCGTCTCCTACCAGGTCTATCTCGGCGAGGAGGCGCTGCTGCTCGCCGCCACCGGCCTGGCCGTCTTCGCGGCGGCGTACGCGCTGCTCAGCCCGGAGTCGGCGCGCGCCGCGTACCGGCCGCTGACGGCGGGGCTGGCGCTGGCCGCCACGACGGTCCTCGCGCTCACCGGTGCCGCGCTGCTCTTCCAGTTCTCCGGGCCGCAGAGTTACGCGAGCCTCATCCACGGGCCCGCCGGCAACGACGTACGCGCGCTGGTGGAACACGCCGCCCGGTCGCTGGCCGGCGATGCCGGTGTGGCGGCGGGCCTGTCCATGAACACCACCGAGCAGAACGCCTTCTTCGGCTGGCCGCTGCTCGTGCTGACCGTCGGCGTCGTCGTCTGGCTGCGCCGCAGGGCGGCCGTCCTGGCGCTGGCGGCCGTGATCGCCGTGTCGGCCTGCTTCTCGCTCGGCCCCGAGATCGTCTTCTACGGACGGCACACCGGGATCCACGGCCCGTGGTACCTCCTGTCGCGGCTGCCGCTGTTCGAGTCGGTGGTGGAGTCGCGCTTCACGATGGTGTGCGTCCCGGCTGTCGGCGCGCTCCTGGCGATCGCCGCCGACCACGCCCTGGCCGCCGCCGCGGCCCTGCCCAGGGGCCCCGTACGCGTCCTGCTCTGCCTGGTGCTGGCCGAGGCCCTGCTGCCGATCGCCCCCACCCCGATCGCCGCGGCCGACCGCCCCCAGGTCCCCGCCTTCTTCGCCGACGGCGTGTGGAGACAGTACGTGCGGCCCGGACGTTCGGTGGTGACCGCGCCGCCGCCGGACACCGTCGACGCGAGCCCGCTGCACTGGCAGGTGGCAGCGGGCCTGGGCTTCCCCCTGGTCGAGGGCTATTTCGCCGGCCCGTACGGACCGGATCGCCAGGGCGTCTACGGAGCCCCGCCCCGTACCACCTCGACCCTGCTGCGTGCGGCACGCGACACCGGCGAGGTGCCGCGGGTGACCGAGGAGCACCGCCGGGCCGCTCGCGAGGATCTGGCGTTCTGGCGCGCCGACGCCGTCGTGCTCGCGCCTCACCAGCGACAGGCGGTGCTGCGGGCTACGCTGACCGCGCTGCTGGGCCCCGGCCGCCAGGTCGCCGGGGTGTGGCTGTGGGATGTCCGCGCCATCGTGCAACCTGATCCCGCCCGGGCGCTGTCGTAG
- a CDS encoding SigE family RNA polymerase sigma factor, whose amino-acid sequence MRPDEEQDYVAYVTARLPALRRLSYYLCRDEHRADDLVQSTITRLYVHWRRAREARDLHRYVDKMLVRTFLNDQRLAWWTRVRLTDRPREQPGPDEDMETKTVVHAALAQVPPRQRAVLVLRFLCDLPVTEVAELLGCSTGNVKSQTARGLARLRELLGTREFTVEGVGGHGSH is encoded by the coding sequence GTGCGACCAGACGAGGAGCAAGACTACGTCGCGTACGTGACGGCGCGACTACCGGCCCTGCGCCGCCTGTCCTACTACCTGTGCAGGGACGAGCACCGGGCCGACGACCTCGTGCAGAGCACGATCACCCGGCTGTACGTCCACTGGCGGCGCGCCCGGGAGGCGCGCGACCTGCACCGCTACGTCGACAAGATGCTGGTGCGGACCTTTCTCAACGACCAGCGGCTGGCCTGGTGGACGCGGGTGCGGCTGACCGACCGGCCGCGCGAGCAGCCCGGCCCCGACGAGGACATGGAGACGAAGACGGTGGTGCACGCCGCGCTCGCCCAGGTGCCGCCGCGCCAGCGAGCGGTCCTCGTCCTGCGGTTCCTCTGTGATCTGCCGGTGACGGAGGTGGCCGAGCTGCTCGGATGCTCCACGGGCAACGTGAAGAGCCAGACCGCGCGCGGTCTGGCCCGGCTGCGCGAACTGCTCGGGACGCGGGAGTTCACGGTGGAAGGGGTGGGTGGGCATGGATCCCACTGA
- a CDS encoding thioesterase family protein, which yields MTDDGVYEPVQVHFDDLDAMGLLHNSRYALLVERAIGAYWQRLGWAPDPARSAFKDVFLAVREFKVTYHAPIAGAGEPLVHFWLERMGRTSGVYGFRVLSADQAVVHADGYRVNVNLDPATLRPAPFSDELRTAAGPLLRTVAAC from the coding sequence ATGACTGACGACGGTGTCTACGAGCCCGTGCAGGTGCATTTCGACGATCTCGACGCCATGGGCCTGCTGCACAACTCCCGGTACGCCCTGCTGGTCGAGCGGGCGATCGGCGCGTACTGGCAGCGCCTCGGCTGGGCGCCCGATCCGGCGCGGTCGGCGTTCAAGGACGTGTTCCTCGCCGTACGCGAGTTCAAGGTGACCTATCACGCGCCCATCGCCGGGGCGGGTGAGCCGCTGGTGCACTTCTGGCTCGAGCGCATGGGCCGCACCAGCGGCGTGTACGGCTTCCGCGTGCTGTCGGCCGACCAGGCGGTGGTGCACGCGGACGGCTACCGGGTCAACGTCAACCTGGACCCGGCCACGTTGCGGCCGGCGCCGTTCAGCGACGAACTGCGTACCGCCGCCGGACCTCTCCTCCGGACGGTGGCGGCATGCTGA
- a CDS encoding FAD-dependent monooxygenase, with translation MSADVVIAGGGPNGLMLACELSLAGVRPVVLERLPERTGENRANGLVGQVVRLLERRGLYERLSGSKEPPQPAPGYVFGALPLDLSMLEDNPLYLLGVPQPRIEEVLEERAVELGVEIRRGHEITGLSQQDDAVTVEVMGPAGAYRMDARYLVGADGGGSLTRKLAGIGFPGVTKDSTVSRTVHATVPDSMLDPATGGLNVPGHGHIPPFIHHRTERGLFVYAPFPGRTPLVATTEWPQDPPGDERPLSLDEMRDSVRRVLDADVPLGEPDGEGPFLRRTLLGGNTRIADRYRERRILLVGDAAHVHSAIGGPGLNLGLQDAVNLGWKLGAEIRGWAPLGLLDSYETERRPASERVVMHTQSQSALITPGAEITALRRLFTELLADRRNVQHIADMMAGADIRYEMGAGDAHPLIGRWTPDLLLDTGAAPVRLAGLTGEARPLLLDLTEQGSLAEEASGWRDRVDVVTARLHEPVTTRPHDSAASVTALLLRPDCYVAWASASPRPGPDDRDTLRTALSRWFGASLAA, from the coding sequence ATGTCTGCCGATGTCGTCATAGCCGGAGGAGGCCCGAACGGGCTGATGCTGGCCTGCGAGCTGAGCCTCGCCGGAGTGCGTCCGGTGGTGCTGGAGCGGCTGCCGGAACGCACCGGCGAGAACCGGGCCAACGGCCTGGTCGGCCAGGTGGTCCGGCTGCTCGAACGGCGCGGCCTGTACGAGCGTCTGAGCGGTTCCAAGGAGCCGCCGCAACCGGCTCCGGGCTACGTGTTCGGCGCGCTGCCGCTGGACCTGAGCATGCTGGAGGACAATCCGCTCTATCTGTTGGGGGTACCGCAGCCGCGCATCGAAGAGGTCCTGGAGGAGCGCGCGGTCGAGCTCGGCGTCGAGATCCGCCGGGGACACGAGATCACCGGGCTGTCACAGCAGGACGATGCGGTCACGGTCGAGGTCATGGGACCGGCAGGCGCGTACCGGATGGACGCCCGCTACCTGGTCGGGGCGGACGGCGGCGGCAGCCTGACGCGCAAGCTGGCCGGCATCGGCTTCCCCGGCGTGACCAAGGACAGCACGGTCTCCCGCACCGTGCACGCCACGGTGCCGGATTCGATGCTCGATCCGGCCACGGGCGGGCTGAACGTGCCCGGCCACGGGCACATCCCGCCTTTCATCCACCACCGCACCGAACGCGGGTTGTTCGTGTACGCCCCGTTCCCCGGCAGGACGCCGTTGGTGGCCACCACCGAGTGGCCCCAGGACCCACCCGGCGACGAGCGGCCACTGTCCCTGGACGAGATGCGCGACAGCGTCCGCCGGGTGCTCGACGCCGATGTGCCGCTCGGCGAGCCTGACGGCGAAGGCCCATTCCTGCGGCGCACGCTGCTCGGTGGCAACACGCGCATCGCCGACCGGTACCGGGAGCGCCGGATCCTACTGGTCGGCGACGCCGCGCACGTGCACAGCGCGATCGGCGGCCCCGGGCTCAACCTGGGGCTGCAGGACGCGGTCAACCTGGGCTGGAAACTCGGCGCCGAGATCCGCGGCTGGGCCCCGCTCGGGCTGCTGGACAGCTACGAGACCGAACGGCGGCCGGCCTCCGAACGGGTGGTCATGCACACGCAGTCCCAGTCGGCGCTGATCACCCCGGGCGCCGAGATCACGGCGCTGCGCCGGCTGTTCACCGAGCTCCTCGCCGACCGGCGCAACGTCCAGCACATCGCGGACATGATGGCCGGTGCCGACATCCGCTATGAAATGGGAGCAGGTGACGCCCACCCCTTGATCGGCCGGTGGACCCCTGACCTGCTGCTGGACACCGGAGCCGCCCCCGTCCGGCTCGCCGGCCTGACCGGGGAGGCCCGCCCCCTCCTGCTGGATCTGACCGAGCAAGGATCACTCGCCGAGGAAGCGTCGGGATGGCGCGACCGGGTGGACGTCGTCACGGCCCGCCTGCACGAGCCGGTCACGACGCGCCCCCATGACTCCGCCGCGTCCGTCACCGCACTGCTCCTGCGCCCGGACTGCTATGTCGCCTGGGCCTCGGCGTCGCCCCGCCCCGGCCCCGACGACCGCGACACCCTCCGCACGGCCCTGTCACGATGGTTCGGGGCGTCGCTCGCAGCCTGA
- a CDS encoding SAM-dependent methyltransferase, producing the protein MDAWKAGIDTTRPSIARAYDVVLNGKDNFEVDRAFVAEIVKVVPEIYDVATYNRQILGRGVRFMCAEGVTQFIDLGSGLPTVENTHHVAQRANPEARVVYVDNDPMVLAHGRALLAENENTAVVTSDLRDPASILADPAVRELVDFDRPVGVMLVGILHHLHDDEDPKGIVEAYMAAVPPGSHLFITHFCDSSQEARDAEKKFLALLGTGRFRTPEEITAFFDGFELLEPGLVPLPLWRPDEPAPANLTVGQRLMYGGIARKG; encoded by the coding sequence TTGGACGCATGGAAGGCCGGCATCGACACGACCAGGCCCAGCATCGCCAGGGCTTATGACGTTGTCCTGAACGGGAAGGACAACTTCGAGGTCGACCGCGCCTTCGTCGCCGAGATCGTGAAGGTCGTCCCCGAGATCTACGACGTGGCCACCTACAACCGGCAGATCCTCGGCCGGGGCGTCCGGTTCATGTGCGCCGAGGGCGTCACCCAGTTCATCGACCTCGGCTCGGGCCTGCCGACCGTGGAGAACACCCACCACGTCGCGCAGCGGGCGAACCCGGAGGCGCGGGTGGTGTACGTCGACAACGACCCGATGGTGCTGGCACACGGGCGGGCGCTGCTGGCGGAGAACGAGAACACCGCGGTCGTCACCTCCGACCTGCGCGACCCGGCGTCGATCCTCGCCGACCCGGCCGTTCGCGAGCTCGTCGACTTCGACCGGCCCGTGGGCGTGATGCTGGTCGGCATCCTGCACCACCTGCACGACGACGAGGACCCCAAGGGGATCGTCGAGGCGTACATGGCGGCGGTGCCGCCGGGCAGCCACCTGTTCATCACGCACTTCTGCGACTCCAGCCAGGAGGCCCGGGACGCGGAGAAGAAGTTCCTCGCGCTGCTCGGCACCGGCCGGTTCCGGACCCCGGAGGAGATCACCGCGTTCTTCGACGGCTTCGAACTGCTGGAGCCGGGCCTCGTCCCGCTGCCGCTGTGGCGACCGGACGAGCCGGCGCCGGCGAACCTGACCGTGGGGCAGCGGCTCATGTACGGCGGCATCGCCCGCAAGGGTTAG
- a CDS encoding helix-turn-helix domain-containing protein, giving the protein MTQDGRRLRGLRSREAILEQAVGLASVEGLDGLSLGRLAAATGTSKSGFFAHWRDKEQLQLDAVEWAARQWTEHVVAPAMQAPAGVRRLFALHEARLRFYDDGVLPGGCFFFTVQAEFDDRPGAVHDRVARSMCEWQEFLRRQVEEAVALGELAEGVDPAQLAYEIDALGEMVIIHSRLHDGPDSLLHARRAVLQRLRALCPHPALLPEN; this is encoded by the coding sequence ATGACACAAGACGGCCGGCGGCTGCGCGGGTTGCGCAGCCGGGAGGCGATCCTGGAGCAGGCGGTGGGCCTGGCCTCGGTCGAAGGGCTGGACGGGCTCTCCCTGGGGCGGCTGGCGGCGGCGACCGGCACCAGCAAGTCCGGCTTCTTCGCCCACTGGCGTGACAAGGAGCAGCTGCAGCTCGACGCCGTGGAGTGGGCCGCGCGCCAGTGGACCGAGCACGTGGTGGCACCGGCCATGCAGGCCCCCGCCGGCGTGCGGCGGCTGTTCGCGCTGCACGAGGCGCGGCTGAGGTTCTACGACGACGGCGTGCTGCCCGGCGGGTGCTTCTTCTTCACCGTGCAGGCCGAGTTCGACGACCGTCCAGGGGCCGTGCACGACCGCGTCGCGCGGTCCATGTGCGAATGGCAGGAGTTCCTCCGGCGGCAGGTGGAGGAGGCCGTCGCGCTGGGCGAACTGGCCGAGGGCGTGGACCCGGCGCAGCTCGCGTACGAGATCGACGCCCTCGGCGAGATGGTCATCATCCACTCCCGCCTGCACGACGGGCCGGACTCGCTCCTCCACGCCCGCCGCGCCGTCCTGCAACGCCTGCGCGCGCTCTGCCCCCACCCAGCACTTCTCCCGGAGAACTGA